The segment TCCCCCGGTACGGAACTTAAGTCCCGTAGCAATGGATATTACATTCTGATAATTATTGCCTATATCACGGATAGAATTAGTAAACTCACGGGCATAGCGCAGTTCCATAAGAATATCCATCTTTCTAAGAGGAGCCTGCCATCCAAATGCAGTAAGGATGCCCAGACCTACAGGATAGTAAGCATCCCTTCCGTTATTTTCTTTATTAAAGACATGGTCATCCTGCACAAATTCTGCTTCTAATAGAAAAATGGACAGCTGAGGACCTGCCATAAAATAAAGGCTTCTATTTTTTTTGAGGGCTAAGCTGTATTTTATTAATACAGGGAGATCCAGATTGATCTCGGAAAAAAGATGAACTTCCCGTAGTCCATTTTCCACCATGACATATCCACCTCCAGCGGCAGAGAGTAAAAACTCAGACTCCAGAGAAAAGGCTGGGTGAAATCTGTACTCCATGGTGGGTCCCAGGGAAAAGCCCCAGATGGGATTGTTTATAACTTTATCAACTGATGCCTCCAGTCCAATCTCTTGAAGTTCTTCTTCAAAACCTGAACCGGTGTAGAATGGCATTGAAAATGCGCCGATCATTCCAAAATGAAATGCTTCGAGGGATGAAATCTCAGAGACCATGATCAACGCAGTGATCAAAATAAAGAGTTTCTTTTTAATCATTAATAATCCTATCTTTCAAATCAATTGAATTGTCATATCAGGGTTACAGATATTAGGACAGAATGGGATTAAGATTCAACAACAGATGGACCTTTAATTTTATGAGTACATAGCTCCGGAAATAATGATGATGCGAACCACCTAAAACATACTCTTTCTTGATGTTTCAGATTTCTTGAGGCTGTTTTGGATCTGCAATCTGATCCTAGGAAAGAATAAACATCCTTCAGACGACAAAAAAGAAATGTTGACATTATTTTGAAAAATGAGAAAGCTTAAACTAGTGAGGATTATAGAAACTCCTAAACTTTTAACGGTTATCATTATAACTTACACCTTAGCAGGAATATACTAAGTCTAAGAGGAAGAGATATGGAAAAATCTATCATTATCATCGGAGGGGGACTCTCCGGTCTGTCGGCGGGGTGTTATGGCCGGATGAACGGCTACCGCACTTCCATCTTCGAGATGCATAGTATCTCTGGAGGGGTAGCTACCGGCTGGAAACGCAAGGGTTACACCATTGATGGTGCAATGAATACAATGATGGGGACCAAACCGGGAACAGCATTTTATAAGTTCTGGGAAGAACTGGGGGCAACCCATGATTGGCAAATTGCTAATCATGATCATTATATACTTCTTGAAGATGAAAACAGGAAGTTTCTTTCCATATATTCCGATATCGATTATCTCGAGCAGCACATGATAGAATTCGCCCCGGAGGATAAAACTGTCATAAGAGAGTTTTGTCAGACAGCCCGTAATTTTAAAGGGATAAAACTCCCGGTTCATAAACCGCAGACACATTTCGGTATACTTGACTACATTAAAATGCTTAAACTGATGCCGTATATGCGAATCA is part of the Oceanispirochaeta sp. M1 genome and harbors:
- a CDS encoding porin family protein, whose protein sequence is MIKKKLFILITALIMVSEISSLEAFHFGMIGAFSMPFYTGSGFEEELQEIGLEASVDKVINNPIWGFSLGPTMEYRFHPAFSLESEFLLSAAGGGYVMVENGLREVHLFSEINLDLPVLIKYSLALKKNRSLYFMAGPQLSIFLLEAEFVQDDHVFNKENNGRDAYYPVGLGILTAFGWQAPLRKMDILMELRYAREFTNSIRDIGNNYQNVISIATGLKFRTGGEDK